From one Halosimplex rubrum genomic stretch:
- a CDS encoding nitrate reductase subunit alpha produces MTDDYSTDHDRTDDPPTDSTDSEGTDGVAEGAAADGAAEGPATTDGGADVDVSRRDFLKGVGAAGVAGAGASRTGLAQDFLQMTRLQVVNDPIGDYPYREWEDLYREEWDWDSKHRSTHSVNCTGSCSWEVYVKNGQVWREEQAGDYPNFDESLPDPNPRGCQKGACYTDYVNADQRIKYPMRRTGERGEGKWQRISWDEALTEIAEHVVDEVQAGRYDAISGFTPIPAMSPVSFASGSRLINLLGGVSHSFYDWYSDLPPGQPITWGTQTDNAESADWYNADYIIAWGSNINVTRIPDAKFFLDAGYNGTKRVGVFTDYSQTAIHTDEWLSPQGGTDTALALGMARTIVDEGLHDEDHLKEQTDMPLLVREDTGKFLRASEVPGVGDGVDRPEKTFVMVDADGNLRMAPGSLGDRDGQNDPESSIELDFDPELSVERSVELAESADGDSVAVRSVWDNLRDELAEYTPEFVTEETTVGEETYQRVAREFAEADKAKIIHGKGVNDWYHNDLGNRAIQLLVTLTGNLGEQGTGLDHYVGQEKIWTFHGWQTLSFPTGSVRGVPTTLWTYFHAGILDNTDEDTAAKIRESIERDWMPVYPAEREDGSRPDPSTMFVWRGNYFNQAKGNVAVEEELWPKLDLVVDINFRMDSTALYSDIVLPAASHYEKYDLSMTDMHSYVHPFTPAVEPLGEAKTDWQIFRDLAEKIQAVATERGVEPVEDRSFDREIDLQSVYDDYVRDWESGEEGALAEDRAACEYILENSEESNPEGTDEQITLDDTIDQPQRLLEAGSHWTSDIEDGEAYAPWQNYVQDKEPWPTFTGRQQYYVDHDWFLELGEELPTHKEGPQNTGGSYPLSYNTPHSRWSIHSTWRDNETMLNLQRGEPTVFLNPEDAEERGIEDGDTVEVFNDLGSVEVQAKIYPSSEPGTVRHFFSWEKFQYPSRDNFNTLVPMYMKPTQLVQYPEDTGEHLYFFPNYWGPTGVNSDVRVDVRPADQGADDGESESEGEAASLRMADGGERASGARPSSDVSDGGDPPDRSDIDAADGGDDA; encoded by the coding sequence ATGACCGACGACTACTCGACCGACCACGACCGAACCGACGACCCGCCGACCGACAGCACCGACAGCGAAGGGACCGACGGGGTCGCCGAGGGAGCCGCTGCCGACGGCGCAGCGGAGGGCCCCGCGACCACGGACGGCGGCGCCGACGTGGACGTCTCCCGCCGGGACTTCCTGAAGGGCGTCGGCGCGGCCGGCGTCGCCGGCGCGGGGGCCTCCCGGACCGGTCTCGCCCAGGACTTCCTCCAGATGACTCGCCTGCAGGTCGTCAACGACCCGATCGGTGACTACCCCTACCGGGAGTGGGAGGACCTCTACCGCGAGGAGTGGGACTGGGACTCGAAACACCGCTCGACGCACTCGGTCAACTGCACCGGCTCCTGTTCGTGGGAGGTGTACGTCAAGAACGGCCAGGTGTGGCGCGAGGAGCAGGCCGGCGACTACCCGAACTTCGACGAGAGCCTCCCCGACCCCAACCCGCGGGGCTGTCAGAAGGGGGCCTGTTACACCGACTACGTCAACGCCGACCAGCGCATCAAGTACCCGATGCGCCGCACCGGCGAGCGCGGCGAGGGCAAGTGGCAGCGCATCTCCTGGGACGAGGCGCTGACGGAGATCGCCGAACACGTCGTCGACGAGGTGCAGGCGGGCCGCTACGACGCCATCTCCGGGTTCACCCCGATCCCGGCGATGAGCCCCGTCTCGTTCGCCTCGGGAAGCCGGCTGATCAATCTCTTGGGGGGTGTCTCCCACAGCTTCTACGACTGGTACTCGGACCTGCCGCCGGGCCAGCCGATCACCTGGGGCACCCAGACGGACAACGCCGAGAGCGCCGACTGGTACAACGCCGACTACATCATCGCGTGGGGGTCGAACATCAACGTCACGCGCATCCCCGACGCGAAGTTCTTCCTCGACGCCGGGTACAACGGCACCAAACGCGTCGGCGTGTTCACCGACTACTCACAGACGGCCATCCACACCGACGAGTGGCTCTCGCCGCAGGGCGGCACCGACACCGCGCTCGCGCTCGGGATGGCCCGGACCATCGTCGACGAGGGGCTGCACGACGAGGACCACCTCAAGGAGCAGACCGATATGCCGCTGCTGGTGCGGGAGGACACCGGGAAGTTCCTGCGGGCCAGCGAGGTGCCGGGGGTCGGCGACGGCGTCGACCGCCCGGAGAAGACGTTCGTGATGGTCGACGCCGACGGGAACCTGCGGATGGCGCCGGGGTCGCTGGGCGACCGGGACGGACAGAACGACCCCGAGTCGTCGATCGAACTCGACTTCGACCCCGAACTCTCCGTCGAGCGGTCGGTCGAGTTGGCCGAGTCGGCCGACGGCGACAGCGTCGCCGTCCGATCCGTGTGGGACAACCTCCGCGACGAACTCGCGGAGTACACCCCGGAGTTCGTCACCGAGGAGACGACCGTCGGCGAGGAGACCTACCAGCGGGTCGCCCGGGAGTTCGCCGAGGCCGACAAGGCGAAGATCATCCACGGCAAGGGCGTCAACGACTGGTATCACAACGACCTCGGGAACCGCGCCATCCAGTTGCTGGTCACCCTCACGGGCAACCTCGGCGAGCAGGGCACCGGGCTGGACCACTACGTCGGTCAGGAGAAGATCTGGACGTTCCACGGCTGGCAGACCCTATCCTTCCCGACCGGCTCGGTGCGGGGCGTCCCGACGACGCTGTGGACGTACTTCCACGCGGGCATCCTCGACAACACCGACGAGGACACCGCCGCGAAGATCCGCGAGTCCATCGAGAGGGACTGGATGCCGGTCTATCCCGCCGAGCGCGAGGACGGCTCCCGACCGGACCCCTCGACGATGTTCGTCTGGCGGGGCAACTACTTCAACCAGGCCAAGGGCAACGTCGCCGTCGAGGAGGAGCTGTGGCCCAAGCTCGACCTGGTCGTCGACATCAACTTCCGGATGGACTCGACGGCGCTGTACTCGGACATCGTCCTCCCCGCGGCGAGTCACTACGAGAAGTACGACCTCTCGATGACGGACATGCACAGCTACGTCCACCCGTTCACGCCCGCGGTCGAACCGCTGGGCGAGGCGAAGACCGACTGGCAGATCTTCCGGGATCTGGCCGAGAAGATCCAGGCGGTCGCCACGGAACGGGGCGTCGAGCCCGTCGAGGACCGGTCGTTCGACCGCGAGATCGACCTGCAGTCGGTGTACGACGACTACGTGCGCGACTGGGAGAGCGGCGAGGAGGGCGCGCTCGCCGAAGACCGGGCGGCCTGCGAGTACATCCTCGAGAACTCCGAGGAGAGTAATCCGGAGGGGACCGACGAGCAGATCACCCTCGACGACACGATCGACCAGCCCCAGCGGCTGCTCGAAGCGGGCAGCCACTGGACCTCCGATATCGAGGACGGCGAGGCGTACGCACCCTGGCAGAACTACGTGCAGGACAAGGAGCCCTGGCCCACCTTCACCGGTCGCCAGCAGTACTACGTCGACCACGACTGGTTCCTCGAACTGGGGGAGGAACTGCCGACGCACAAGGAGGGACCGCAGAACACCGGCGGGAGCTACCCGCTCTCGTACAACACGCCCCACAGCCGCTGGTCGATCCACTCGACCTGGCGGGACAACGAGACGATGCTCAACCTCCAGCGGGGGGAACCGACGGTCTTCCTCAACCCCGAGGATGCCGAAGAGCGCGGCATCGAGGACGGCGACACCGTCGAGGTGTTCAACGACCTCGGCAGCGTCGAGGTGCAGGCGAAGATCTACCCGTCCAGCGAGCCCGGGACGGTCCGGCACTTCTTCTCCTGGGAGAAGTTCCAGTACCCGAGCCGGGACAACTTCAACACGCTCGTCCCGATGTACATGAAGCCCACCCAGCTCGTCCAGTACCCCGAGGACACCGGCGAACACCTCTATTTCTTCCCCAACTACTGGGGACCGACCGGCGTCAACTCCGACGTGCGCGTCGACGTGCGCCCGGCCGACCAGGGGGCCGACGACGGCGAAAGCGAGAGCGAAGGCGAGGCGGCCAGCCTGCGAATGGCCGACGGCGGGGAGCGCGCCTCCGGCGCGCGACCCTCGTCGGACGTGTCCGACGGCGGCGATCCGCCGGACCGCAGTGATATCGACGCCGCCGACGGGGGTGACGACGCGTGA